One segment of Proteiniborus ethanoligenes DNA contains the following:
- a CDS encoding alpha/beta fold hydrolase, protein MKINIENMEINYISEGQGKNILILHGWGASIETIMPIFNHLKNHFKVYAIDFPGCGMSQKPNEVLGAYDYGRITKAFIDAMKMEEVILIGHSHGGRVSLVLANKYPELVKKMVLIDSAGLIPKRKLNYYIKVYTFKALKKTYGTIFFWMDKEKKMEKFYKRFGSTDYKDADGIMRKILVRLVNEDLRPLLKGINASTLLIWGRDDDATPVYMGEIMEEEIKDSGLVILENAGHYSYLDQFSRFKAIIDSFLEKDKIS, encoded by the coding sequence ATGAAAATAAATATTGAAAACATGGAGATAAACTATATAAGCGAAGGACAAGGTAAAAATATCTTAATACTTCATGGATGGGGAGCCAGCATTGAGACTATAATGCCTATATTTAATCATCTTAAAAACCACTTTAAGGTTTATGCTATAGATTTTCCAGGCTGTGGCATGAGTCAGAAGCCTAATGAAGTTTTAGGTGCTTACGACTATGGAAGAATTACTAAAGCCTTCATTGATGCTATGAAAATGGAGGAAGTAATATTAATAGGACATTCACATGGTGGAAGAGTATCTCTAGTATTGGCAAATAAATACCCAGAGCTAGTAAAAAAGATGGTGCTTATAGATAGTGCAGGCTTGATTCCAAAGAGGAAGTTAAATTATTATATAAAGGTTTACACCTTTAAAGCTTTGAAAAAAACATATGGTACAATATTCTTTTGGATGGATAAAGAGAAAAAAATGGAGAAATTTTATAAAAGATTTGGCTCTACTGACTATAAAGATGCTGATGGTATAATGAGAAAAATACTAGTGAGGTTAGTAAATGAAGACTTAAGACCTCTATTAAAGGGAATAAATGCATCAACCCTTTTGATATGGGGAAGAGATGACGATGCTACTCCTGTATACATGGGAGAAATAATGGAAGAGGAAATTAAAGATAGCGGGTTAGTTATTCTTGAAAATGCAGGGCATTATTCATATCTTGACCAATTTAGCAGATTTAAGGCAATAATTGATAGCTTTTTAGAAAAGGATAAAATAAGCTAA
- a CDS encoding UDP-N-acetylmuramoyl-tripeptide--D-alanyl-D-alanine ligase: MLGNNGPLIVLGVISIIVWGIGFFYRSRFMLHMMQLEGYSNGNYLKWIKDFKYKVFSTKVNIFIILTLIFAVVLLNLEQQLYNMIYIVFWCALIIVSTNFKKENVKKDLVYTKRTQRLFAAMYIVNIFILAVLTVVYGLFTSDFFKYLIILHMAGGILYYLVPYTMYLSNILVNPIENAINKYYFDMAHDKVRSFENLKIVGITGSYGKTSTKFITAKILEEKYNVLKTPESYNTPMGVSKVINNTLSSEYNAFVVEMGARNIGEIKEMAELANPKIGVITSIGPTHLETFINIDNIMKTKYELIEALPPEGIAIFNYDNQYVKKLADKTFKEKILYGTENIELLDIYATNIEVSEIGSTFILNDKNGNTIKCETKLLGEHNIGNILAGAAVGVALGLTFEEIARGIKEVEPVPHRLQLINPGTGVIIIDDAFNSNPVSSKAALDVISQFKEGRKIIVTPGMIELGQEEEEANRQFGRYIAEACDYAILIGKNRTKPIYEGICEKGFKEEDVFVVNTLNEATAVLQHLVRPKDVVLFENDLPDNYNE, translated from the coding sequence ATGTTAGGAAACAATGGGCCTTTGATAGTACTTGGAGTTATAAGCATTATCGTATGGGGTATAGGGTTCTTTTACAGAAGTAGATTTATGTTACATATGATGCAGCTTGAAGGCTATAGTAATGGAAATTACTTAAAATGGATAAAAGACTTTAAGTATAAAGTATTTTCAACTAAAGTTAATATATTTATTATTTTAACTTTGATTTTTGCAGTAGTATTGCTTAATTTAGAACAACAATTATATAATATGATTTATATAGTTTTTTGGTGTGCTTTAATTATTGTATCAACAAACTTTAAAAAAGAAAATGTAAAAAAAGATTTGGTTTATACAAAGCGTACACAAAGACTTTTTGCTGCTATGTATATTGTAAATATTTTTATCTTAGCGGTTCTAACAGTAGTATATGGATTATTTACATCAGATTTTTTCAAATATCTAATAATTCTACATATGGCTGGGGGAATACTATATTACTTAGTCCCATATACTATGTATTTGTCAAATATATTAGTTAACCCTATAGAAAATGCTATAAATAAGTATTATTTTGACATGGCACATGATAAGGTTAGAAGCTTCGAAAATCTTAAAATAGTTGGGATAACAGGAAGCTATGGCAAAACCAGTACAAAGTTTATAACAGCAAAGATATTAGAGGAAAAATATAATGTGTTAAAAACACCAGAAAGCTATAATACTCCAATGGGAGTAAGTAAAGTAATAAATAATACATTGAGCTCTGAATATAACGCCTTTGTAGTTGAAATGGGAGCTAGAAATATAGGTGAAATAAAGGAAATGGCAGAGCTAGCCAATCCTAAAATTGGTGTTATTACATCAATAGGTCCTACACATCTCGAAACATTTATAAATATAGATAATATAATGAAAACAAAGTATGAGCTTATAGAAGCACTACCACCTGAAGGTATTGCCATATTTAATTATGATAATCAGTACGTAAAAAAGCTTGCAGATAAAACTTTTAAAGAGAAAATACTCTATGGTACAGAAAACATAGAATTATTAGATATATATGCTACAAATATTGAGGTTTCAGAAATAGGCTCCACATTTATTTTAAACGACAAAAATGGAAATACAATAAAATGTGAAACAAAGCTATTAGGAGAGCATAATATTGGGAATATCCTTGCAGGTGCTGCTGTAGGAGTAGCCCTTGGATTAACCTTTGAAGAAATAGCTAGAGGAATAAAAGAAGTAGAGCCTGTTCCACATAGATTACAATTAATAAATCCCGGTACAGGAGTAATAATAATAGATGATGCATTTAACTCAAATCCTGTTAGTTCTAAGGCTGCCTTAGATGTTATTAGTCAATTTAAAGAAGGAAGAAAGATTATAGTTACTCCTGGAATGATAGAGCTAGGTCAAGAAGAAGAAGAAGCCAACAGACAATTTGGAAGATATATAGCAGAAGCATGTGACTATGCTATACTTATAGGTAAAAACAGAACTAAACCTATATATGAGGGAATTTGTGAAAAAGGCTTTAAGGAAGAAGATGTATTTGTTGTAAATACCTTAAATGAAGCTACTGCAGTATTGCAGCATCTTGTAAGACCAAAGGATGTAGTGCTATTTGAAAATGATTTGCCAGATAACTATAATGAATAA
- a CDS encoding D-alanine--D-alanine ligase family protein — protein sequence MKKRVGVLFGGRSVEHEVSVITGMQVIENIDKTKYDVVPIYISKEGKWLTGSSLMNFKNFKEDNLKDAKEIIMTPVFRDNKYYTHPEAIGFLGKKLMETVDVIFIALHGTNGEDGTIQGLFELIDIPYTGGGVLASSVGMDKVTMKDVFKAHGLPIVDHIWFFRKKWFENKEEIIKEVEEKLGYPVFVKPANLGSSVGITKAKNRETLMDSIEIAIRYDRKIIIEKSVENPREVNCAVMGYDDNIRASLCEEPVGWKELLTYEDKYINSNTKGSKGSSRNIPADIPEETTKLIQDTAQKAFMAIDCRGNARIDFLLDKEGKVFVNEINTLPGSVAYYLWEPMGISFKDLISELIDISLAAHKEKNENMYSYDVDLFKRIEFGGSKAKKI from the coding sequence ATGAAAAAAAGAGTAGGTGTATTATTTGGAGGAAGAAGCGTAGAGCATGAGGTTTCTGTAATTACAGGAATGCAAGTGATAGAGAATATTGACAAAACAAAATATGATGTAGTGCCAATATATATAAGTAAAGAAGGCAAGTGGCTTACTGGTAGTAGTTTAATGAATTTTAAAAATTTTAAAGAGGATAATTTAAAGGATGCAAAAGAAATAATAATGACACCTGTATTTAGGGATAATAAATACTATACTCATCCAGAGGCAATAGGCTTTTTAGGTAAAAAACTAATGGAAACTGTAGATGTTATATTTATTGCTTTACATGGTACTAACGGTGAGGATGGAACCATTCAAGGCTTATTTGAGCTTATAGATATTCCATACACTGGCGGCGGAGTATTAGCTTCATCAGTTGGTATGGATAAGGTTACCATGAAGGATGTATTTAAAGCGCACGGATTACCTATAGTTGACCATATTTGGTTCTTTAGAAAAAAATGGTTCGAAAATAAGGAAGAAATAATTAAAGAAGTAGAGGAAAAGCTTGGTTATCCTGTTTTTGTAAAACCTGCAAATCTTGGTTCAAGTGTAGGTATTACAAAGGCAAAGAATAGAGAAACCCTTATGGATTCTATAGAAATAGCCATAAGATATGATAGAAAGATTATAATTGAAAAAAGCGTAGAAAATCCAAGAGAAGTTAATTGTGCTGTTATGGGCTATGATGACAACATAAGAGCATCATTATGTGAAGAGCCTGTAGGCTGGAAGGAACTCCTTACTTACGAGGATAAGTATATAAATAGCAACACTAAAGGCTCTAAGGGAAGCAGCAGAAATATACCTGCAGATATTCCAGAAGAAACAACAAAGCTAATACAGGATACAGCTCAAAAAGCTTTTATGGCTATCGACTGTAGAGGAAATGCAAGGATAGATTTTCTTCTAGATAAAGAAGGAAAGGTTTTCGTAAATGAAATAAACACTCTTCCAGGCTCCGTAGCCTACTATCTATGGGAGCCAATGGGAATAAGCTTCAAGGATTTAATAAGTGAGCTTATAGACATTTCATTAGCTGCACATAAGGAAAAAAATGAAAATATGTATTCATATGATGTGGATTTATTTAAGAGAATAGAGTTTGGCGGTAGCAAGGCAAAGAAAATATAG
- a CDS encoding HD domain-containing protein, whose product MNREEALKHVKENIKNKNLLKHMYATEAVMMGLAKRFGEDINQWGIAGLVHDIDYDTTADDPERHSLVGGDMLKNLGYDEEIVHAVKAHNEVHGLERKSLMDKALFCTDPLTGLIVASALISPEKKLYAIDTQFIINRFHEKTFAKGANREQIKACSHIGLTLEEFIGIGLEAMRQINVVLGL is encoded by the coding sequence ATGAATAGAGAAGAAGCACTAAAGCATGTAAAGGAAAATATAAAAAATAAAAACCTATTAAAGCATATGTATGCAACGGAAGCAGTAATGATGGGACTAGCGAAGAGATTTGGAGAGGATATAAATCAATGGGGGATTGCAGGATTAGTTCATGATATTGATTATGATACAACTGCAGATGATCCAGAAAGACATAGTCTAGTTGGCGGGGATATGCTTAAGAATCTAGGCTATGATGAAGAAATTGTTCATGCAGTGAAGGCACATAATGAAGTTCATGGGCTAGAAAGAAAATCCCTAATGGATAAGGCACTATTTTGTACAGACCCACTAACAGGACTTATTGTAGCTTCTGCCCTGATATCACCAGAGAAGAAGCTATATGCCATAGACACACAGTTCATAATAAATAGATTCCATGAAAAAACTTTTGCAAAAGGAGCAAATAGGGAACAAATTAAAGCTTGCAGTCATATAGGCTTAACTTTAGAAGAATTTATTGGTATAGGACTTGAAGCAATGAGGCAAATTAATGTTGTATTGGGACTTTAA
- the rnr gene encoding ribonuclease R, producing the protein MNTKSKVVEFMEKQAYKPMLREELARAFEIDSVDYRDFYKLLDEMEKEGLIIKTHKDRYGIPEKMNLVVGKLQCNQRGFGFVIPDNKELKDVFISSDDMNGALHGDKVVARLISKNGEGRSQEGEIIRILERVNKTVVGTFENSKNFGFVIPSDTRINMDIFIPKSDINNAKTNQIVIVEITKWPEKRRNPEGRIVEILGHKNDTGTDILAIIKKYGLPENFPEEVIAEAERIPEEIHEAEIKRRLDLRDKTIITIDGADAKDLDDAISIEKLNNGNYKLGVHIADVTYYVRENSPLDKEALKRGTSVYLVDRVIPMLPKKLSNGVCSLHPGEPRLTLSVFMEINKSGKVVDHQIVETVIESKERLVYDNISDLLEHNDQEQLGRYAHILDDLKLMEELCHILTKKREERGSIDFDFPEAKIILDKKGHPIEVKKFDRRIANRMIEEFMLISNETVAEYMYWADIPFLYRIHEDPDMEKINEFNKFIHNFGYHLKGTQEIHPKELQELIKKIENTREENIINTLMLRSLRKAKYSSEPEGHFGLAAKYYSHFTAPIRRYPDLQIHRIIKEFINNKINEKRIGKLNSILPKVAEQSSTTERIADEASRETDDLKKVEYMSSRIGEEYEGIISGVMPFGIFVELDNTIEGLVHISSLIDDYYEYDQPNYRFIGRRTNKIYRIGDKVNIKVVGTNIANRQIDFNIIQD; encoded by the coding sequence ATGAATACAAAGAGTAAGGTAGTAGAATTCATGGAAAAGCAAGCATATAAGCCTATGCTTAGAGAAGAGCTTGCAAGAGCCTTTGAAATTGATTCTGTAGATTATAGAGATTTTTATAAACTATTAGATGAAATGGAAAAGGAAGGGTTAATTATAAAGACTCATAAAGATAGATATGGTATTCCAGAAAAAATGAATCTAGTAGTAGGAAAACTCCAGTGTAATCAGAGGGGATTTGGTTTTGTAATACCGGATAATAAAGAGCTTAAGGATGTATTTATTTCATCGGATGATATGAATGGAGCACTACATGGAGACAAGGTAGTAGCAAGACTTATAAGCAAAAACGGAGAAGGTAGAAGCCAAGAGGGAGAAATAATAAGAATTTTAGAAAGAGTTAATAAAACTGTTGTAGGAACATTTGAAAATAGTAAAAATTTTGGCTTTGTAATACCTAGTGATACAAGAATAAACATGGATATATTCATTCCAAAGTCAGATATAAACAATGCCAAAACTAATCAAATAGTAATAGTCGAAATTACAAAATGGCCTGAGAAAAGGAGAAATCCTGAAGGAAGGATAGTTGAGATACTAGGGCATAAAAATGATACAGGTACTGATATACTAGCCATAATAAAAAAATATGGTTTACCAGAAAATTTCCCGGAGGAAGTCATTGCAGAAGCAGAAAGGATACCAGAGGAAATACATGAGGCTGAAATAAAGAGAAGATTAGATTTAAGAGATAAGACTATAATTACAATAGACGGGGCAGATGCAAAGGATTTAGACGATGCCATTTCTATAGAAAAGCTTAATAATGGTAACTACAAACTGGGAGTACATATAGCAGACGTAACATATTATGTAAGAGAAAATTCGCCCTTGGATAAGGAAGCTCTTAAAAGAGGAACTAGCGTATATCTTGTAGATAGAGTAATACCAATGCTACCAAAGAAGCTTTCAAATGGAGTATGTAGCTTACATCCAGGAGAACCAAGGCTTACATTAAGTGTTTTTATGGAAATAAACAAAAGTGGAAAAGTTGTAGATCATCAAATAGTTGAGACGGTTATAGAAAGTAAAGAAAGACTAGTATATGATAACATATCTGACTTGTTGGAACATAATGATCAAGAGCAATTGGGAAGATATGCCCATATTTTAGATGATTTAAAATTAATGGAAGAGCTATGTCATATATTAACTAAGAAAAGAGAAGAAAGAGGAAGCATAGATTTTGATTTTCCAGAGGCTAAAATAATATTAGATAAAAAAGGTCATCCTATAGAGGTTAAAAAGTTTGATAGAAGAATAGCTAACCGAATGATAGAAGAATTTATGCTCATAAGCAATGAGACAGTGGCCGAATACATGTATTGGGCAGATATTCCATTTTTATACAGAATACACGAAGACCCAGACATGGAAAAAATAAATGAATTTAATAAATTTATCCACAATTTTGGCTACCATCTAAAGGGAACTCAAGAAATACATCCAAAGGAGCTACAAGAATTAATTAAGAAAATAGAGAATACGAGAGAAGAAAATATTATAAATACTCTTATGCTAAGATCCTTAAGAAAAGCAAAATATAGCTCAGAGCCAGAAGGTCATTTTGGATTAGCGGCAAAATACTATTCCCACTTTACAGCACCTATAAGAAGATATCCAGATCTGCAGATTCACAGAATAATTAAAGAATTTATAAACAACAAGATTAATGAAAAAAGGATAGGTAAATTAAATTCAATACTTCCTAAGGTAGCAGAACAGTCCTCTACTACAGAAAGAATAGCAGATGAAGCCTCTAGAGAAACAGATGATTTGAAGAAGGTAGAGTATATGTCAAGTCGAATTGGAGAAGAATACGAGGGTATTATATCCGGAGTAATGCCTTTTGGCATATTTGTAGAGCTTGACAACACAATAGAGGGGCTAGTGCATATAAGTAGTTTAATAGATGATTACTATGAATACGACCAACCAAACTATAGATTTATTGGAAGAAGAACAAATAAAATATATAGAATCGGTGACAAAGTTAATATTAAAGTAGTAGGAACAAATATTGCTAACAGACAAATTGATTTCAATATAATTCAAGACTAG
- the smpB gene encoding SsrA-binding protein SmpB, protein MSTKGQNRTLATNRKARHDYFIEDTIEAGIALTGTEVKSFRQGKVNLKESYAIVESNEVFIHGMHVSPYEQGNIYNVDPLRKRKLLLHKSEIRKLIGYITQKGYSLVPLSAYLKNGKVKIELAIAKGKKLYDKREDIAKKDAERRIQKHMSEKYS, encoded by the coding sequence ATGAGTACAAAAGGACAGAATAGAACATTAGCTACCAATAGGAAAGCTAGGCATGATTACTTCATAGAGGATACTATAGAAGCTGGCATTGCTCTCACTGGCACTGAGGTTAAATCCTTTAGACAAGGTAAGGTCAATTTAAAGGAAAGCTATGCTATAGTTGAAAGCAATGAGGTATTTATTCATGGCATGCATGTAAGCCCCTATGAACAAGGTAATATATACAATGTAGACCCTTTAAGAAAGAGAAAGCTACTTTTACACAAAAGCGAAATAAGAAAGCTAATTGGCTATATTACTCAAAAAGGATATTCCCTAGTACCACTAAGTGCATACCTAAAAAACGGCAAGGTAAAGATAGAATTAGCCATTGCTAAGGGTAAAAAGCTATACGATAAAAGAGAAGACATAGCAAAAAAAGACGCAGAAAGAAGAATTCAAAAACACATGAGTGAAAAATACAGCTAG
- a CDS encoding type II toxin-antitoxin system RelE/ParE family toxin, protein MYEILFSPQAERFFKKLKEKPLKNAYKTALLKLSENPYIGQPKRGDLSGVYGFDVKYKGINYEIAYTISEVDGKKIIVLLAGTRENFYEQLKRYIK, encoded by the coding sequence ATGTACGAAATACTATTCAGTCCTCAAGCTGAACGCTTTTTTAAAAAATTAAAGGAAAAACCTCTAAAAAATGCATATAAAACAGCTTTACTAAAATTAAGTGAAAACCCTTATATCGGTCAACCAAAACGTGGTGATTTATCTGGTGTTTATGGTTTCGATGTAAAATATAAAGGTATCAATTATGAAATTGCCTATACCATAAGTGAGGTTGATGGTAAAAAAATTATTGTACTTCTTGCTGGAACTCGTGAAAACTTTTATGAACAACTAAAGCGATATATTAAATAG
- a CDS encoding AbrB/MazE/SpoVT family DNA-binding domain-containing protein: MSTINMERDIMDRKIISVSKKRQITIPLQFYKHLELGSEVECSLEDGKIVIQPLHREPSEFSVEILEDLVSQGYSGDELVKQFKIQSKNIKKAVTNMLEEADVIAAGEKSSANFDDIFGSED; this comes from the coding sequence ATGTCTACGATTAATATGGAGCGTGATATTATGGATCGTAAAATAATCAGCGTTTCAAAGAAGCGTCAAATTACGATACCTTTACAATTCTATAAACATCTTGAACTTGGAAGCGAAGTTGAATGCTCACTTGAAGATGGTAAAATTGTCATTCAGCCTCTTCATAGAGAACCTAGTGAATTTTCCGTTGAAATCCTCGAGGACCTAGTTTCTCAAGGATATTCAGGTGATGAACTAGTAAAGCAGTTTAAAATACAAAGTAAAAATATCAAAAAAGCTGTTACCAATATGCTTGAAGAAGCAGATGTCATTGCAGCTGGTGAAAAATCCTCAGCAAACTTTGATGACATCTTTGGTTCAGAGGACTGA